A genomic segment from Sulfitobacter mediterraneus encodes:
- the hmgA gene encoding homogentisate 1,2-dioxygenase: MNRQTSPSGMIRAASPAGPHEGYMPGFGNDFETEALPGALPQGMNSPQKCNYGLYGEQLTGTAFTAPSHQNERTWCYRIRPSVKHSHRYERIDLPYWKSAPHIPEDVTSLGQYRWDPVPHSEEKLTWLTGMRTMTSAGDVNTQVGMATHIYLVTESMVDSYVYSADSELLVVPQEGRLRFCTELGIIDLEPKEIAILPRGLLYRVEVLEGPARGFVCENYGQKFELPGRGPIGANCMANRRDFKTPVAAYEDRDAPSTVTIKWCGQFHETKIGHSPLDVVAWHGNYCPVKYDLRTYCPVGAILFDHPDPSIFTVLTAPSGQPGTANIDFVLFRERWMVAEDTFRPPWYHKNIMSELMGNIYGQYDAKPQGFVPGGISLHNMMLPHGPDKNAFEGASNANLQAEKLDNTMSFMFETRFPQHLTEFAAKEAPLQDDYIDCWEDIEKKFDGTPGQK; this comes from the coding sequence ATGAACCGTCAGACAAGTCCCAGCGGCATGATCCGCGCCGCATCGCCCGCCGGGCCGCACGAAGGCTATATGCCCGGCTTTGGCAACGATTTTGAAACGGAGGCCCTGCCCGGTGCCTTGCCGCAGGGCATGAACAGCCCGCAAAAGTGTAACTATGGTCTTTATGGTGAACAGCTGACCGGCACCGCCTTCACCGCGCCCAGCCACCAGAACGAGCGCACATGGTGCTACCGCATCCGCCCTTCGGTAAAGCATTCCCACCGCTATGAACGCATCGACCTGCCCTATTGGAAATCGGCGCCGCACATCCCCGAAGATGTGACATCGCTTGGCCAATACCGCTGGGATCCCGTACCACATTCAGAGGAAAAGCTGACATGGCTCACGGGCATGCGCACCATGACCTCAGCCGGTGATGTGAACACGCAGGTCGGCATGGCCACGCATATCTATCTGGTCACCGAAAGCATGGTGGACAGCTATGTCTACTCCGCCGACAGCGAATTGCTGGTGGTGCCCCAGGAAGGCCGCCTGCGGTTCTGCACCGAGCTGGGGATCATTGATCTGGAACCCAAGGAAATTGCGATCCTGCCGCGCGGGCTGCTGTACCGCGTCGAGGTGCTTGAAGGGCCGGCACGCGGCTTTGTCTGCGAAAACTACGGGCAAAAGTTCGAATTGCCGGGCCGCGGCCCCATCGGGGCCAATTGCATGGCCAACCGCCGTGATTTCAAAACCCCCGTGGCCGCCTACGAAGACCGCGATGCCCCCTCCACAGTGACGATCAAATGGTGTGGCCAGTTCCACGAAACCAAGATCGGCCATTCGCCGCTGGATGTGGTGGCCTGGCACGGCAATTACTGTCCGGTGAAATATGACCTGCGCACCTATTGCCCGGTCGGCGCGATCCTCTTTGATCACCCCGATCCCTCGATCTTTACCGTGCTGACCGCCCCTTCGGGCCAGCCCGGCACCGCGAACATCGACTTTGTCCTGTTCCGCGAACGCTGGATGGTGGCCGAAGATACCTTCCGTCCGCCGTGGTATCACAAGAACATCATGTCCGAGCTGATGGGCAACATCTATGGACAGTATGACGCCAAGCCGCAGGGCTTTGTTCCCGGAGGCATCAGCCTGCACAACATGATGCTACCGCACGGGCCGGACAAGAACGCCTTTGAGGGGGCGTCTAACGCCAATCTTCAGGCGGAAAAGCTGGACAACACCATGTCTTTCATGTTCGAGACCCGCTTCCCGCAGCATCTGACGGAATTCGCCGCCAAAGAGGCACCGCTGCAGGACGATTACATCGACTGCTGGGAAGACATCGAAAAGAAATTTGATGGCACACCGGGCCAGAAATGA
- a CDS encoding VOC family protein: MTLRLDHIQLAIPAGGEDQARAFWCQLIGLPEVRKPAALQERGGLWLALVGAELHLGVETPFAPAGKAHPGFLVEDIEALAKQLNAADHPLQWDAALKDRKRFFTTDPFGNRLEFLAFDASPQPAP, encoded by the coding sequence ATGACCCTGCGACTGGATCATATCCAACTTGCAATCCCCGCAGGCGGAGAAGATCAGGCGCGCGCCTTTTGGTGCCAGTTGATCGGCCTGCCGGAAGTCCGCAAACCCGCCGCTTTGCAAGAGCGCGGCGGACTTTGGTTGGCGCTTGTGGGGGCCGAGCTGCACCTGGGGGTGGAAACCCCTTTTGCTCCGGCTGGCAAAGCCCACCCCGGCTTTCTGGTCGAAGACATCGAAGCGCTGGCAAAGCAGCTGAACGCCGCCGATCACCCGCTGCAATGGGACGCTGCGCTGAAAGACCGCAAACGGTTCTTCACCACCGATCCTTTTGGCAACCGGCTGGAGTTTCTGGCCTTTGACGCCAGCCCGCAACCAGCCCCTTAA
- a CDS encoding MarR family winged helix-turn-helix transcriptional regulator has product MSDDNFELEEFLPYLLNQSAEVSSLAFQRIYKDRYGMLRTEWRVLFHLGLYGSMTASEIGNRARLHKTKISRAVQRLAQRRFLTRTKDKTDRRVEHLALTAQGEAAYRDLRETARQYEQKLLSELTPQEGKVLRKALMKLSQVDPGRFT; this is encoded by the coding sequence ATGTCTGACGACAATTTTGAACTGGAAGAGTTCCTTCCTTACCTGCTGAACCAGTCTGCAGAGGTCAGTTCCCTCGCGTTTCAGCGTATCTACAAAGACCGTTATGGCATGTTGCGAACGGAATGGCGGGTTTTGTTTCACCTCGGGCTTTATGGCAGCATGACCGCAAGCGAGATCGGCAACCGGGCCCGGCTCCATAAGACCAAGATCAGCCGCGCAGTGCAGCGCCTTGCCCAGCGCCGGTTTCTGACGCGAACAAAGGACAAGACGGACCGGCGGGTGGAGCATCTTGCCCTGACCGCTCAGGGCGAGGCGGCGTATAGGGATCTGCGCGAAACGGCGCGCCAGTACGAGCAAAAACTGCTGTCTGAGTTGACCCCGCAGGAAGGCAAGGTGCTGCGCAAGGCGTTGATGAAACTGTCTCAGGTTGATCCGGGCCGCTTTACTTAA
- the fahA gene encoding fumarylacetoacetase — MTLLPSWVTSANSADTDFPLNNLPYGVFSTDDLSPRCGVAIGDMILDMARAEEEGLINLNDEALFDVPFWNEVMELGPDTWSSLRARLTEILAEGSPDQAAAAPLLVARADAELHLPFLVSEYTDFYAGRQHAENMGSILRGGPELPANWLHIPIGYNGRASSVVVSGTPITRPLGQIKAPDAEVPSFGPSKRLDIELEMGAVVGMGSEFGQPITTEQADEMIFGYVLLNDWSARDIQGWEYQPLGPFQGKAFGTSISPWIVTKEALEPFRTEVPERSKELLPYLSESKPGLYDIDLEVLMQPEGAPRASSIAKTNYSRMYYSAAQQLTHHAVGGCGMNPGDLLGSGTISGPTRAEYGSLMELSWAGREPFTLETGETRGFLEDGDTMTLRGAAHGDGYRIGFGDCTGQIQPALNNPFSHQ; from the coding sequence ATGACCCTCCTCCCCTCTTGGGTGACCAGCGCCAACAGCGCAGACACCGACTTTCCTCTGAACAACCTGCCCTATGGCGTGTTCTCGACCGACGATCTGTCGCCGCGTTGCGGTGTGGCCATCGGCGATATGATCCTCGACATGGCCCGCGCCGAAGAAGAAGGGCTGATCAACCTCAATGATGAGGCGCTGTTTGACGTGCCGTTTTGGAACGAAGTCATGGAATTGGGCCCTGACACATGGTCCAGCCTGCGCGCCCGCCTGACCGAGATCCTCGCCGAAGGATCGCCCGATCAGGCCGCCGCTGCGCCGTTGCTCGTTGCCCGCGCCGACGCCGAACTGCACCTGCCGTTCCTTGTGTCCGAATACACCGATTTCTACGCAGGCCGCCAACACGCGGAGAACATGGGGTCTATCCTGCGCGGCGGTCCGGAACTGCCCGCCAACTGGCTGCATATCCCCATCGGTTACAACGGCCGCGCCTCGTCGGTCGTTGTCTCTGGCACGCCCATCACCCGCCCATTGGGCCAGATCAAAGCGCCTGACGCCGAAGTGCCAAGCTTTGGCCCCAGTAAGCGCCTTGATATCGAGCTGGAGATGGGCGCGGTTGTCGGCATGGGCAGTGAGTTTGGCCAGCCGATCACAACCGAGCAAGCCGATGAGATGATCTTTGGCTATGTCCTGCTGAACGACTGGTCCGCGCGGGACATTCAGGGCTGGGAATACCAACCGCTTGGCCCGTTTCAGGGCAAGGCTTTTGGCACTTCCATTTCACCATGGATCGTCACCAAAGAGGCGCTTGAACCCTTCCGCACCGAGGTGCCGGAACGCAGCAAGGAATTGCTGCCCTACCTCAGCGAAAGCAAACCGGGTCTTTATGATATTGACCTCGAAGTGCTGATGCAGCCCGAAGGGGCGCCCCGTGCCAGCTCCATCGCCAAAACCAACTACAGCCGGATGTATTATTCCGCCGCGCAACAGCTGACCCACCACGCGGTGGGCGGTTGCGGGATGAACCCCGGTGATCTGCTGGGCTCAGGCACAATCTCCGGCCCCACCCGCGCCGAATACGGATCGCTGATGGAACTCAGCTGGGCCGGGCGCGAGCCCTTCACGCTGGAGACCGGCGAGACCCGCGGCTTTCTCGAAGACGGCGACACAATGACCCTGCGCGGCGCGGCCCATGGGGACGGCTACCGCATCGGTTTTGGCGATTGCACCGGGCAAATCCAGCCTGCCCTGAACAATCCTTTCAGCCACCAATGA
- a CDS encoding MBL fold metallo-hydrolase, with amino-acid sequence MAKAFASQGDMTEKKITFDEIGRDLWAFTAEGDPNSGVIIGDDSVMIVEAQATPRLAGKVIEKVREVTDKPISHVVLTHYHAVRVLGASAYGADQIIMSDAARGMVVERGQEDWDSEFQRFPRLFEGHESIPGLTYPTTTFSGSMTVYLGNRRVDLMHLGRAHTAGDIVVQVQDENVMFTGDIVEDHSACYCGDGHFHEWGHTLDNIASFDVDAIAPGRGGALIGKDAVERAIESTRDFVDSTYAPAARVAARGGTLKEAWDAVRAACDPKFADYAIYEHCLPFNVARAYDEARGIETPRIWTAQRDLEMWEALQG; translated from the coding sequence ATGGCCAAAGCATTCGCATCCCAAGGCGACATGACCGAAAAGAAAATCACCTTTGACGAGATCGGCCGCGATCTCTGGGCCTTTACCGCCGAGGGTGATCCCAACTCCGGCGTGATCATCGGCGACGACAGCGTGATGATCGTCGAGGCGCAGGCCACCCCGCGTCTGGCGGGCAAGGTGATCGAGAAGGTCCGCGAAGTGACCGACAAACCAATCAGCCATGTTGTGCTGACCCATTATCACGCGGTGCGTGTGCTGGGCGCTTCGGCCTATGGCGCGGACCAGATCATCATGTCCGATGCTGCGCGTGGCATGGTTGTGGAACGTGGGCAGGAAGACTGGGACAGCGAATTCCAACGTTTCCCGCGCCTGTTTGAAGGCCATGAAAGCATCCCCGGCCTGACCTATCCAACCACCACGTTCTCCGGCAGCATGACCGTCTATCTGGGCAACCGCCGCGTCGATCTAATGCATCTGGGCCGCGCACACACTGCTGGTGATATCGTGGTGCAGGTGCAGGACGAAAACGTCATGTTCACCGGTGACATCGTCGAAGACCATTCTGCCTGCTATTGCGGCGACGGGCATTTCCACGAGTGGGGCCACACCCTTGATAACATCGCCAGCTTTGACGTGGATGCCATCGCCCCCGGTCGCGGCGGCGCATTGATCGGCAAAGACGCCGTGGAACGTGCCATCGAAAGCACCCGTGATTTTGTCGACAGCACCTATGCCCCGGCCGCCCGCGTCGCGGCCCGTGGTGGCACCTTGAAAGAAGCATGGGATGCGGTCCGCGCCGCCTGCGATCCCAAGTTCGCGGACTACGCCATCTACGAACACTGTCTGCCCTTCAACGTTGCCCGCGCCTATGACGAAGCCCGCGGCATCGAAACGCCCCGCATCTGGACCGCACAGCGCGATCTGGAAATGTGGGAGGCCTTGCAAGGCTGA